GACGCCGACGTAACCGCAAGCACTCCTGCCCACACGTACCAGGGGACTGCGGCACTTCGAGACTGGACCTGCGCTGCTTCCCCCACAGTACTGGGGACGAGTACCCTCGGTTGATTTGCGGCAGTCGACATAAGCCCTCCGCCAAACGTAGGTTCACCCATCATACGAGCATGGCCACACCTTCGACTGCAGGGATGAAAAAAGCCCCCAATCTTTCATCCCGGCGTAGCGACCAGCAAGTTCGAATGACGCAACTGCTCAACAGCTAAAAGTCTTCGTTGAAACCGACTTCCCCCGCGACGGCAACCTGGTAAGCCGAAACGCGCCGCTCAAAAAAGTTGGCCAGTTCCTGCACGTCCTGCAGTTCCATGAACGCGAAGGGGTTCTTCGATCCGAAGATCGGCTCCATCCCAAGCCTAGCAACGCGCGAGTCTGCAACATACTCGAGATATTGCTTCATTTCTCGGACGGAGAGACCAGCAACTCCGCCCGAAAGAAGATCCTCGGCAAACTGCAGCTCACAGTCGACCGCCTCCTTCATCATTTCGACGACGTCCTGCTCCAGCTTCTCGTCGAACAACTCTGGATTCTCGGACCTCACGACATTAACCACCTCAAAAGCAAACTCCAGATGTGCGCTCTCGTCGCGAAACACCCAGTTTGTCCCTGCCGCAAGACCATTCAAAAGCCCGCGCGAGCGCAGAAAGTACACATACGCAAACGCCGCAAAGAAGAACAACCCTTCAATGCAGCCAGCGAAGCAGATCAAGTTGAGAAGAAACTGCCTCTGCTCGTCCGTCGTCCGCAGCTCATCAAGCTTCTGGATCGAATCCATCCAGCGCATGCAGAACTGCGCCTTCTTCGTGATCGACGGAATATTCTCGACCGCGGCAAACGCTGCCGCGCGGGCCTCCGGATCAGGCACATAGTTGTCCAGCAGCGTCAGGTAAAACTGCACATGCACAGCCTCTTCGAAGAGCTGGCGCGAAAGGTAGAGCCGCGCCTCAGGCGAGTTGATGTGCTTGTACAGATTGAGCACGAGGTTGTTCGAGACGATGGAATCCCCTGTCGCGAAGAACGCAACCAGCCTCTGGATAAGGTGAATCTCTGCATTCGTGAGCCGCGAACGAAGATCGACCAGGTCGGTCGAGAAGTCGACCTCCTCCACGGTCCACGTATTGCGAATCCCGTTCTTGAACATCTCAAAGAACACGGGATAGCGCATCGGACGCAGAGTAAGTGAAAGGCCCGGGTCGAGGATGTACTGCGGCGACTGAATCGACATGAAAAATCTCCGTTACTGACAGGCCTCGCAGGCCTCAGGGTTGTCGAGCGAGCAGCTCACGCTGGCGCTAATGGAAACAGTGGTGGATGGCTGCGGCACCGTAGTCTTGGCAATCCTCGTCGCCGGCCGCGAACGCAAATAGTACGTTGTCTTGATTCCGCGCTTCCACGCGTACATGTACATGGAACTCAAGCGCCCGATGTTCGGCGACTCGGCAAAGAGATTCAGAGACTGGCTCTGATCGACGAAGGCTCCGCGGTCCGCCGCCATGTCGATCAACGACCGCATCGGAATCTCCCAAACGGTCCGATAGACCGTCTTCACCTCATCCGGAATCTCTTCGATGCTCTGAATGCTGCCTTCGGCCAGCTTGATGCGCGAGCGAATCGCCTCAGACCATAGACCCAACTGCTTCAACTCACTTACGAGGTACCTATTAACCTGCATAAACTCGCCCGAGAGCGTCTCCCGCTTGAACATATTCGAGACCTGCGGCTCAATGCATTCGTAGCAACCAACGATCGAAGCAATTGTCGCGGTTGGGGCAATGGCAATCAGAAGCGAGTTGCGAAGACCGACCGTCTTCATTCGCTCGCGCAGACTCTCCCAACGCGCAGAATCAGGTGGTGCAATGCTCCATAGATCGAACTGGAAATGCCCCTTAGCCGCGCGCGTCTCCTGAAACGCCGCGTGAGGGCCATGCTTCTCCGCCAGGTCGCACGATGCACAGAGAGCGTGGAAGTAGATCTCCTCTTGAATCTTCGCCGAGAGGGCTCGCGCTTCGGCTGAGTCAAACGGCACTCTCAACTGGAAGAACACATCCTGAAGCCCCATCACTCCAAGCCCAACCGGCCGCCAACGGCTGTTGGCAGACGCCGCCTGAGGTACAGGATAGTAATTGATGTCGATTACTCGATCCAGCATCGGAACCGCATGCCGAACCGTCGCCGCAAGTTTCACAAAATCAAACACGCCATTCTCAACATGCCGCGCGAGATTGATCGACCCAAGGTTGCAAACCGCCGTCTCTTCAGACGACGTCACCTCCGTGATCTC
The Edaphobacter bradus genome window above contains:
- a CDS encoding ribonucleotide-diphosphate reductase subunit beta — encoded protein: MSIQSPQYILDPGLSLTLRPMRYPVFFEMFKNGIRNTWTVEEVDFSTDLVDLRSRLTNAEIHLIQRLVAFFATGDSIVSNNLVLNLYKHINSPEARLYLSRQLFEEAVHVQFYLTLLDNYVPDPEARAAAFAAVENIPSITKKAQFCMRWMDSIQKLDELRTTDEQRQFLLNLICFAGCIEGLFFFAAFAYVYFLRSRGLLNGLAAGTNWVFRDESAHLEFAFEVVNVVRSENPELFDEKLEQDVVEMMKEAVDCELQFAEDLLSGGVAGLSVREMKQYLEYVADSRVARLGMEPIFGSKNPFAFMELQDVQELANFFERRVSAYQVAVAGEVGFNEDF